One stretch of Brevibacillus laterosporus DNA includes these proteins:
- a CDS encoding DNA-binding response regulator: protein MEKERILIVDDEERIRRLLKMYLERENYYIDEAEHGEEALDKALNQDYDIILLDLMLPGMDGIEVCEKIREQKATPIIMLTAKGEETNRVNGFEAGADDYVVKPFSPREVVFRVKAILRRSSATAYLKTDTVSSHSILVFPELTIDHDAHKVTANGVEVNLTPKEYELLHYLALSPDKVFTREELLKDVWHYDFFGDLRTVDTHIKRLREKLNKVSPDAAQMISTVWGVGYKLEVPK, encoded by the coding sequence TTGGAGAAAGAAAGAATCCTCATCGTAGACGACGAAGAAAGAATCCGTCGCCTGTTAAAGATGTATTTGGAAAGAGAGAACTACTATATTGATGAGGCAGAGCATGGGGAGGAAGCCTTAGATAAGGCCCTAAATCAAGATTACGATATTATCTTGCTGGATCTAATGTTACCTGGTATGGACGGGATTGAAGTATGTGAAAAAATTCGGGAGCAAAAAGCAACGCCAATCATCATGCTGACCGCTAAAGGAGAGGAAACCAATCGAGTAAATGGTTTCGAGGCTGGCGCTGATGATTATGTAGTAAAACCGTTTAGTCCACGTGAAGTCGTATTCCGTGTAAAAGCGATTTTGCGTCGTTCTTCTGCTACTGCTTATTTAAAAACAGATACGGTATCCAGTCATTCTATTCTGGTTTTTCCAGAGTTAACGATCGATCATGATGCTCACAAGGTTACAGCGAATGGTGTTGAAGTAAACCTTACCCCAAAAGAGTATGAGTTGTTGCATTATTTAGCATTATCTCCAGATAAAGTATTTACACGAGAAGAATTACTAAAAGACGTTTGGCACTATGATTTCTTCGGAGATTTGCGAACCGTGGATACACACATTAAGCGCCTGCGGGAAAAGCTAAATAAAGTATCTCCTGACGCGGCTCAAATGATTTCAACCGTTTGGGGCGTAGGTTACAAACTAGAGGTTCCTAAATAG
- a CDS encoding HAD family hydrolase — MSKTILFDVDGVFLSEERYFDASALTIWEMLFSEKYIGIEGQVFVPAPVEKEIRRVRSDVFADDQVLAFMKGQGINSNWDMVYLVVSYQLICLASKLKETKPEEVRVLLTNQIGREEIRNIQALLRSEKLSFSPDYSAFVTDFSKGNVEKSEMLLYLNQIAYDKCGIKTSIFARTSSLWELCQETFQEWYLGDALIADSIGRTAHQLGKKGFLSDEIPIVDPAVIQGVLQGLRDRGYRLGIGTGRPSIETYVPLKELGILDFFEPDCIVTASHVLGAEQEYPEAAPLSKPHPYCYFQGYLTRGSGVTAALSCQLTQEERENLLVVGDSVADLMAARSIGCQFAATLTGLSGEEAREKFEQENAEFILRDVSEISTIAF, encoded by the coding sequence ATGAGCAAAACGATTTTGTTCGATGTGGATGGTGTTTTCCTAAGCGAAGAGAGATATTTTGATGCTTCTGCTCTGACGATTTGGGAAATGTTGTTTAGCGAGAAGTATATCGGGATAGAGGGACAGGTTTTTGTACCTGCTCCTGTCGAAAAAGAGATTAGACGTGTACGTTCTGATGTTTTTGCGGATGACCAAGTGCTGGCCTTTATGAAAGGGCAAGGGATTAACTCGAACTGGGATATGGTGTACTTGGTTGTCTCTTACCAACTTATTTGTCTTGCTTCAAAATTGAAAGAAACGAAACCAGAAGAAGTTCGTGTGTTGTTGACAAATCAAATTGGTCGAGAAGAGATCAGAAACATACAAGCTTTGTTGAGATCGGAAAAGCTCTCCTTTTCTCCTGATTATTCTGCTTTTGTTACAGATTTTTCAAAAGGAAATGTAGAGAAGAGCGAAATGCTGCTGTATCTAAACCAGATTGCTTATGACAAGTGTGGAATTAAAACAAGTATTTTTGCACGAACTAGCTCACTGTGGGAGCTTTGCCAAGAGACGTTCCAAGAATGGTATCTGGGTGACGCTCTGATCGCTGACTCCATTGGTAGAACAGCGCATCAGTTAGGGAAAAAAGGGTTTTTGTCAGACGAAATTCCAATCGTGGATCCAGCCGTTATTCAAGGAGTGCTACAGGGCTTACGTGATCGTGGCTATCGTTTAGGGATAGGCACAGGACGTCCTTCTATTGAAACGTATGTTCCGCTCAAAGAACTAGGGATTCTGGATTTCTTTGAGCCAGATTGTATTGTAACGGCTTCGCATGTATTGGGAGCTGAACAGGAATACCCAGAAGCCGCTCCACTCTCCAAGCCACATCCATACTGCTACTTTCAAGGTTATTTGACGAGAGGGAGCGGTGTGACGGCGGCACTTTCCTGCCAATTAACGCAGGAAGAACGTGAGAACCTGCTTGTTGTTGGAGATTCCGTTGCTGATCTTATGGCAGCTAGGTCGATTGGTTGTCAGTTTGCCGCTACGTTGACAGGGTTGTCGGGTGAAGAAGCGCGAGAGAAGTTTGAACAAGAAAATGCAGAATTTATTTTGCGTGATGTAAGTGAGATTTCTACGATTGCGTTTTGA
- a CDS encoding MFS transporter yields the protein MEDKKTWDLISVASIPLVMTLGNSMLIPVLTIMEKKLGISPLQASMLITTYSVVAILLIPLAGFLSDRIGRKTIIIPSLIIAGLGGLLSGWAAWKMANPYMMILVGRTLQGVGAAGAFPIVMPLIGDMFRNKTEVSSGLGIIETSNTFGKVLSPVLGAWLASLIWYLPFFATPIFCLVSLLLVAFFVKVPKERQKPKSFQECKASIFSIFHAEGRWLYAVFAIGCISMFVLFGVLFHLSSVLEDQYKWEGIKKGLILAIPLAALCLVSYLTGRVIGENKTLMKWLSFSGMLFLLGSMLWISFAQSQSIYLLIILLCVSGAGIGATLPSLDALLTKRFEKEERGTITSLYNSARFVGVAFGPPIFAYLITFSHRVLFLTVAGICLVAAILSLFAIKPSEKTTKKEDDGSGSMRKMRRYRVKT from the coding sequence ATGGAAGACAAAAAAACGTGGGATCTTATCTCTGTTGCATCAATTCCCCTTGTAATGACATTAGGTAATTCCATGCTCATACCAGTATTGACAATTATGGAAAAGAAACTGGGAATTTCTCCTTTACAAGCCAGTATGCTAATTACTACGTATTCTGTGGTAGCTATTTTACTTATTCCTTTGGCAGGTTTTTTGTCAGACCGCATTGGTAGAAAAACAATTATCATACCTAGTTTAATTATTGCTGGTCTGGGTGGTTTGCTATCAGGATGGGCGGCTTGGAAGATGGCTAATCCTTATATGATGATACTAGTTGGTCGTACTTTGCAAGGAGTAGGGGCGGCTGGAGCTTTTCCCATTGTTATGCCGTTGATTGGGGATATGTTTCGTAATAAAACGGAAGTTAGCTCTGGTCTAGGTATTATTGAAACATCCAATACCTTTGGCAAAGTACTTTCTCCTGTCTTAGGCGCATGGTTAGCATCGCTGATCTGGTATTTACCCTTTTTTGCGACACCTATTTTTTGTCTGGTATCTCTTTTGTTAGTAGCTTTTTTTGTTAAAGTTCCTAAAGAGAGACAAAAACCAAAAAGCTTTCAAGAATGTAAAGCGTCCATTTTTTCCATTTTTCATGCAGAGGGTCGCTGGTTATATGCGGTTTTTGCAATTGGATGTATCTCCATGTTTGTGTTATTTGGAGTTCTCTTTCATTTATCGTCGGTATTAGAGGATCAGTATAAATGGGAAGGAATAAAAAAAGGACTTATTCTAGCCATACCATTAGCCGCGTTGTGCCTTGTGTCCTACTTGACGGGGAGAGTTATTGGAGAAAATAAGACATTGATGAAATGGCTTTCTTTTTCGGGCATGTTGTTCTTGTTGGGCAGCATGCTCTGGATTAGCTTTGCTCAGTCGCAGAGCATTTATCTGTTAATCATCCTTTTATGTGTAAGTGGTGCTGGAATTGGTGCGACGCTTCCAAGTCTAGATGCTTTACTTACAAAACGCTTTGAAAAAGAAGAGCGAGGAACCATTACGTCGTTGTATAATAGTGCTCGGTTCGTTGGGGTTGCCTTTGGTCCGCCAATCTTTGCCTATTTGATTACATTTTCGCATCGCGTTTTATTTTTGACAGTAGCGGGAATCTGTTTAGTGGCAGCTATTCTCTCCTTATTTGCTATTAAACCATCGGAGAAAACAACAAAAAAAGAAGATGATGGCTCTGGTTCTATGCGTAAGATGAGAAGGTACCGAGTGAAAACGTAA
- a CDS encoding ferredoxin, with translation MTTWVDKDTCIACGACGATAPDVFDYDDEGLAFNTIDDNTNTAEIPDILHDDVRDAADGCPTDSIKIDG, from the coding sequence ATGACTACATGGGTAGATAAAGATACCTGTATTGCGTGTGGAGCCTGTGGCGCCACAGCTCCTGACGTATTTGATTACGATGATGAAGGTTTGGCGTTCAACACGATTGACGACAATACAAACACTGCTGAGATCCCTGATATCTTACACGATGATGTTCGTGATGCAGCAGACGGTTGCCCAACTGACTCTATTAAAATCGATGGTTAA
- a CDS encoding alanine--glyoxylate aminotransferase family protein, whose protein sequence is MFEEKIILRIPGPTPIPPRVQQAMTRPMIGHRSGQFSKILSDVAEKIKPVFGTTQQVYVLAGSGTSALEMSVVNTLQAGDEAIVTISGAFGERFAKICERYNIIVHRLEVAWGEAITPELLQDFLTQHPMAKAVFATYCETSSGVLNPIPELSQVVKTHSNALFIVDAVSCLGAVPCEMDEWGLDIVVTGSQKAFMLPTGLAFIAVSEQAWKRIEQITPQAFYLDLKAYRKSMAEQTTPYTPAVSLVFGLEEVVAMLEEEGLPQVFARHELMKEMTRAAMRALGLPLMTDDVYASPTVTSVDPGDLFDAEELRKILRTKYNVIIAGGQQHVKGKIFRIGHMGYCDPQDMLTVIALIEIALKQIGYEITLGAGVCAAQEVLIQHG, encoded by the coding sequence ATGTTCGAAGAGAAAATCATATTACGTATTCCAGGTCCTACTCCGATTCCCCCACGTGTGCAACAAGCCATGACCCGTCCGATGATCGGCCATCGTAGTGGGCAATTTTCTAAGATTCTATCTGATGTAGCTGAGAAAATAAAACCTGTTTTTGGCACCACTCAGCAAGTGTACGTACTAGCAGGAAGCGGTACAAGCGCCTTGGAAATGAGTGTAGTCAATACCTTACAAGCCGGGGATGAAGCAATCGTGACTATTAGCGGTGCTTTTGGCGAACGATTCGCAAAAATCTGCGAACGTTACAATATCATAGTCCACCGTTTAGAAGTTGCTTGGGGAGAAGCTATTACCCCCGAACTCTTACAAGATTTTCTAACCCAGCATCCCATGGCAAAAGCGGTTTTTGCCACCTATTGCGAAACGTCTTCTGGTGTTTTAAATCCGATTCCTGAGCTATCACAGGTCGTCAAGACACACAGCAACGCTTTATTTATTGTAGATGCGGTCAGTTGCTTAGGAGCTGTACCTTGCGAAATGGATGAATGGGGTCTAGATATCGTCGTAACAGGTTCACAAAAAGCATTCATGCTACCTACCGGACTTGCTTTTATTGCAGTAAGTGAACAGGCTTGGAAACGTATTGAACAAATCACCCCACAAGCCTTCTATCTTGATCTAAAAGCATATCGCAAAAGTATGGCAGAGCAAACAACGCCTTATACTCCGGCTGTATCACTCGTGTTCGGACTAGAAGAAGTGGTAGCAATGCTTGAAGAAGAAGGACTTCCTCAGGTATTTGCCCGGCATGAGCTTATGAAAGAAATGACACGTGCTGCTATGAGGGCATTGGGATTGCCGCTAATGACAGATGATGTGTACGCCTCTCCAACTGTTACATCCGTAGATCCTGGCGATTTATTCGATGCTGAGGAACTACGTAAGATATTGCGCACCAAGTATAATGTGATCATTGCTGGTGGACAGCAGCATGTAAAAGGTAAGATATTCCGCATTGGTCATATGGGTTATTGTGATCCACAAGATATGTTAACTGTTATTGCTCTCATTGAAATTGCCTTAAAACAGATTGGTTATGAAATTACATTAGGCGCTGGTGTATGTGCAGCTCAGGAGGTGCTGATTCAACATGGATAA
- a CDS encoding HAMP domain-containing protein, producing the protein MDNILRSVVGKLWMTIIALFAVVLTIFSLLLVQSFGSYYLKKQSADLALLGTKVAASLETVRDQKEMLTMASKILTVYHTGLLVVDEQKHVLVHETTNEKQPYITLDKLLNSGGFPISDAFTGKQVGPNRLIFGDKGPESPEHTQFLAMAIPFSFDGKQKSALILYQAIEEVNGTYLEIRQLIFVVGVIGFILTTVFAFFLSSRITSPLRQIKQSAQRIAEGEFNTEIPLRSTDEIGELAAAFNVMTLKLRNVVNALSHEKEQMATVLRSMIDGVIMMDQKGQVVLTNPQAEDFTRDWAYENQGRPLPIQELYQKMLITEQEVMEDFEAQGRFWSVVMVPLYDHNQVRGAVAVLRDMTKERKLDKLRQDFVANISHELRTPLSMLQGYSEAIVDGIASTPEEHKELAKIIYDESVRMTKLVNELLSLARMEAGHVELHEEITELLPYFERVLRKFANRAAERNVEIKLDMQTDYRLISFDPDKMEQVLTNLIDNAIRHIPNGGLITVRIKDEDAGKVTIEVIDTGSGIPQEDLPFVFERFYKADKARTRGRAGTGLGLAIAKNIVAAHNGKISVQSKMKEGTTFTITIPVTI; encoded by the coding sequence GTGGATAATATCCTGCGAAGTGTTGTCGGAAAGCTTTGGATGACAATTATAGCGTTATTCGCGGTGGTACTTACCATCTTCAGCTTACTGCTGGTTCAATCCTTTGGTAGTTATTATCTGAAAAAGCAGTCGGCTGATTTGGCTCTTCTTGGAACAAAAGTTGCTGCTAGTCTGGAGACTGTGCGTGATCAGAAAGAAATGCTGACGATGGCTTCAAAAATTTTGACGGTGTACCATACAGGTCTACTTGTAGTGGATGAGCAGAAACATGTTCTTGTTCATGAAACGACTAATGAAAAACAGCCGTACATTACCTTGGATAAGCTATTGAACAGTGGGGGATTCCCCATATCTGATGCTTTTACGGGGAAACAAGTAGGACCAAATCGTTTGATTTTTGGAGACAAAGGCCCAGAAAGTCCTGAACACACACAGTTTCTGGCTATGGCTATTCCCTTTTCTTTTGATGGAAAACAAAAATCGGCACTTATTTTATATCAGGCCATCGAAGAAGTGAATGGTACTTATCTGGAGATTAGACAACTCATTTTTGTGGTGGGTGTCATTGGTTTTATTTTAACAACTGTGTTCGCTTTCTTTTTATCCTCACGTATCACTTCACCGTTGCGTCAGATTAAACAATCTGCTCAGCGTATCGCTGAAGGAGAGTTTAATACAGAGATACCGCTTCGTTCCACAGATGAAATCGGAGAATTAGCGGCAGCATTTAATGTCATGACGTTGAAACTACGTAATGTAGTTAATGCGCTGTCTCATGAAAAAGAGCAGATGGCAACGGTTTTGCGTAGTATGATCGATGGTGTAATTATGATGGATCAAAAGGGTCAGGTCGTATTGACTAACCCTCAGGCAGAAGATTTTACCCGGGATTGGGCCTATGAAAATCAAGGACGTCCCCTGCCTATTCAAGAACTGTATCAGAAAATGTTGATCACGGAACAAGAAGTAATGGAAGATTTCGAAGCCCAAGGGCGTTTCTGGTCTGTTGTGATGGTACCGCTATACGATCACAATCAAGTTCGAGGAGCTGTCGCTGTACTGCGGGACATGACTAAAGAGCGGAAACTGGATAAATTGCGTCAAGACTTTGTGGCAAATATCTCGCATGAACTGAGAACGCCTTTGTCCATGCTACAGGGGTATAGTGAAGCTATTGTAGATGGTATTGCGTCCACTCCAGAGGAACATAAAGAATTAGCTAAAATTATTTATGATGAGTCTGTGAGGATGACTAAGCTAGTGAATGAATTGTTAAGCTTGGCACGTATGGAAGCGGGACATGTAGAGCTTCATGAGGAAATAACGGAACTTCTCCCTTATTTTGAACGTGTATTACGTAAGTTCGCGAACAGAGCAGCAGAGCGCAATGTCGAAATTAAGCTCGATATGCAAACGGATTATCGTTTGATTTCTTTTGATCCAGACAAAATGGAGCAAGTGCTGACCAATTTAATTGACAATGCTATTCGTCACATTCCAAATGGTGGACTTATTACTGTTCGTATAAAGGATGAGGATGCAGGGAAAGTAACTATTGAGGTAATTGACACGGGTAGTGGCATACCTCAGGAGGATTTACCATTTGTTTTTGAGCGGTTTTATAAAGCAGACAAGGCACGAACACGTGGTAGAGCTGGAACTGGCCTAGGACTAGCTATTGCGAAAAATATTGTAGCAGCCCATAACGGAAAAATATCTGTTCAAAGCAAGATGAAAGAGGGAACAACTTTTACCATTACAATACCAGTCACCATATAG
- a CDS encoding phosphoglycerate dehydrogenase yields MDKFRVLISDPLSEQGIVQLLNAQDVIVEQKTTLSPSDLLGIIGEYDALLVRSQSQVTAQLIQAAKKLKVIGRAGVGVDNIDINAATEAGIVVINAPDGNTISTAEHSFAMLMAVARNIPQAHKRLVDGTWDRKNFQGVELHNKTLGIIGMGRIGSEVAKRAKAFQMNVIGYDPYLTDERAQKIGVTNGTVDDIVTQADFITVHTPLMKETKHILSDKQFAKMKPTARVINCARGGIIDEKALLHALDNGLIAAAALDVYEEEPPVNNPLVGHPRVVTTPHLGASTVEAQENVAIDVSEELLKVLRNEAFKNAVNLPTVDAHLMERVQPFFTLAEKLGQFLAQLTIGALQEVKITYSGELSEMSTSPLTRTILKGLLAYRLGAEVNYINAPYLAKIRDISVTEEKSTISRGFTSLITVTLRSNLETRTIAGTRLNGFGDRIVKIDQSTIDVQPYGYLLYVQHHDRPGVIGYVGSVLGQNGVNIATMQVGRKDVGGDAIMMLAVDKPLSAELLDELGQSLEISSVTQIEL; encoded by the coding sequence ATGGATAAATTCAGAGTATTAATAAGTGATCCACTAAGTGAACAGGGTATTGTGCAATTGCTGAACGCTCAGGATGTGATCGTTGAACAAAAAACAACTTTGTCCCCAAGTGATTTACTTGGGATCATCGGAGAATACGACGCTTTACTTGTGCGAAGTCAATCACAAGTGACGGCTCAATTAATTCAAGCGGCTAAGAAACTAAAAGTAATTGGTCGCGCAGGTGTTGGCGTTGACAATATAGATATTAACGCTGCAACGGAAGCAGGTATTGTCGTCATCAACGCACCCGATGGTAATACGATTTCCACTGCTGAGCATTCCTTTGCGATGCTAATGGCAGTTGCTCGTAACATTCCACAAGCTCACAAAAGGCTAGTTGATGGAACATGGGATAGAAAAAACTTTCAAGGTGTAGAGCTCCACAATAAAACCTTAGGAATTATCGGAATGGGGCGCATTGGTTCCGAAGTTGCAAAACGAGCAAAAGCTTTTCAAATGAACGTGATTGGTTACGATCCTTATCTGACAGACGAACGTGCCCAGAAGATTGGCGTAACAAACGGTACTGTCGATGACATCGTTACACAAGCAGACTTTATCACCGTGCATACCCCATTAATGAAAGAGACTAAACATATTTTAAGCGACAAGCAATTTGCTAAAATGAAACCAACAGCTCGTGTCATCAACTGCGCACGAGGAGGAATTATTGATGAAAAAGCTTTATTGCATGCTTTAGACAACGGACTGATTGCCGCAGCGGCACTTGATGTATATGAAGAGGAGCCTCCTGTCAATAATCCATTGGTAGGTCATCCACGAGTTGTTACAACTCCTCATTTGGGCGCCTCTACTGTAGAAGCTCAAGAGAACGTTGCCATTGACGTTTCCGAAGAGTTACTTAAAGTACTGCGTAACGAAGCCTTCAAAAACGCAGTGAATCTACCTACTGTCGACGCTCATCTGATGGAACGCGTACAACCTTTCTTTACACTGGCAGAAAAATTGGGACAATTCTTGGCACAATTAACGATCGGAGCTTTACAAGAAGTTAAAATTACCTATAGTGGTGAATTGTCAGAGATGAGCACCTCTCCCCTCACTCGCACTATTTTAAAAGGGTTATTGGCTTATCGATTAGGTGCCGAAGTTAATTACATTAATGCACCCTATTTAGCAAAAATTCGCGATATCTCAGTTACTGAAGAAAAATCAACAATTTCTCGTGGCTTTACAAGCTTAATTACCGTGACACTCCGCTCCAATCTGGAGACACGAACCATTGCCGGTACCCGCTTAAATGGCTTCGGTGACCGAATCGTCAAAATTGATCAATCTACCATTGATGTGCAACCTTATGGTTATCTATTGTACGTTCAACACCATGATCGTCCGGGTGTTATTGGCTATGTTGGCAGCGTGCTGGGTCAAAATGGTGTCAATATCGCAACCATGCAGGTAGGTCGTAAAGATGTTGGTGGAGATGCTATCATGATGCTTGCCGTTGATAAACCACTTAGTGCTGAACTGTTAGATGAACTAGGTCAATCCCTAGAAATCTCTAGCGTAACGCAAATTGAGTTGTAA
- the ccsB gene encoding c-type cytochrome biogenesis protein CcsB has product MIQVSSNLLLIAFVLYLIATIVFAVAITGKRWSNRDAKAHQARYEQIGVWITAIGFLCHLGQFIIRWTASGRIPTSNMFEFISFLSICIVAGFLLLYYIYKLGVLGAFAMPLAAIMLAYASVFPKEVTPLIPALQSYWLKIHVTTAALGEGILAIGFAAGLMYLIRTIPQIKKSASTFWLEFSISVVLMMVGFIVVSASFSSPGMRTTFEFPVYDDNKPAVVKNMQQVEYKLPAIVAPQEYKIIKEGPIKPFFEAPSFMHGKDAARKFNTMIWSVLSGVVFYGLIRLLLRKRIAAAIQPSLDDIDPELIDEISYRAIAIGYPIFTLGALVFAMIWANEAWGRFWGWDPKETWALIVWLFYSVYLHLRLSKGWIGEKSAWMAVLGFVIILITLVLVNLVIVGLHSYAGA; this is encoded by the coding sequence TTGATACAGGTAAGTAGCAATCTATTATTGATCGCCTTTGTATTGTATTTGATAGCTACTATTGTGTTTGCAGTAGCAATCACTGGAAAACGTTGGTCTAACAGGGATGCTAAGGCTCATCAGGCAAGATATGAACAGATTGGCGTGTGGATCACTGCGATTGGATTTTTATGTCATCTGGGACAGTTTATTATTAGATGGACTGCATCTGGACGTATTCCTACAAGTAACATGTTTGAATTTATCTCTTTTTTGTCGATCTGTATTGTAGCGGGATTTTTACTGCTCTATTATATCTACAAGTTGGGAGTTCTTGGCGCGTTCGCGATGCCGCTAGCAGCTATTATGTTAGCTTATGCTAGTGTTTTTCCTAAAGAGGTGACGCCACTTATTCCAGCGTTACAAAGCTACTGGCTAAAGATTCACGTTACCACAGCCGCACTTGGAGAAGGAATTTTGGCAATTGGATTTGCTGCGGGGCTCATGTATTTAATTCGTACCATTCCGCAAATCAAAAAGTCAGCTAGTACGTTTTGGTTAGAATTTTCCATCAGTGTTGTTTTAATGATGGTTGGTTTTATTGTTGTATCGGCATCCTTTTCGTCACCAGGTATGAGAACGACGTTTGAATTCCCTGTCTATGACGATAATAAGCCGGCTGTTGTTAAGAATATGCAGCAGGTCGAGTATAAATTGCCAGCTATTGTGGCACCACAAGAGTATAAAATCATCAAAGAGGGTCCAATTAAGCCGTTTTTTGAAGCACCGTCCTTTATGCATGGTAAGGATGCAGCTCGTAAATTCAATACAATGATCTGGTCAGTATTGTCAGGAGTCGTGTTCTACGGTTTGATTCGACTGTTATTACGTAAGCGTATTGCAGCTGCTATTCAACCATCCTTGGATGACATTGATCCAGAGCTAATCGATGAAATTAGCTATCGTGCTATTGCCATTGGCTATCCTATTTTTACTCTGGGAGCGCTTGTTTTTGCCATGATCTGGGCAAACGAAGCATGGGGTCGTTTCTGGGGTTGGGATCCAAAAGAGACGTGGGCACTGATTGTATGGCTCTTTTACAGCGTTTATTTGCATCTGCGTCTGTCAAAAGGATGGATTGGCGAAAAATCTGCTTGGATGGCAGTACTAGGGTTTGTTATTATATTAATAACGCTCGTCCTAGTAAATTTGGTGATCGTAGGCTTGCACTCTTATGCAGGCGCTTAG
- a CDS encoding cytochrome c biogenesis protein ResB, producing MDQRKCECGHTNPVGTLLCESCGIPLLHPVKETDEKKAFPDMRYEGMARRSQTYSSTVVDKVWNFFSSVKIAIIIIIITLVMAGVGTILPQLEYVPVPLLDEPSKALFYEQTYGFFGKVYYALGFHEMYGSWWFVSLLVMIGVSLVICSLDRVIPLYKALNKPRLNQHLSFYKGQKLHADTLISEGVSVEEKLTQVLAWYKKKGYRVYREGNSILGEKARFSRWGPYVNHIGLIIFLLGVLLRGVPQFFLEDNVWVREGQTVKVPGTELYIENLDYKTEYYTKDEFAEDLPLQEGQVIAKNYQTDAVLYKNENEGLAGAKPKLVEVKRGSITVNHPMNYEGILLYQLDRREQMLGALNFDLYDAKEKEKKIGAIKIDLYEPKKELKIGDHYVVRVMDYFPDFELGKDGLPTTKTTLPNNPMVALEIMDTKTNESERLAYVAGGFIENTTSPRFILEVHKPDIIDSSGLLVRKDTMIPVIYFGAFITMIGLVMGFYWQHRRIWLHVENNELYLAGHTNKNWFGLQQEAKNLVKQLELPLELILEQDKQKPKKKT from the coding sequence ATGGATCAAAGAAAATGTGAATGCGGACACACCAACCCGGTGGGAACGCTTTTGTGTGAATCCTGCGGTATACCTCTTTTACACCCCGTTAAAGAGACGGATGAAAAGAAAGCGTTTCCTGATATGCGTTATGAAGGGATGGCGCGTCGTTCCCAGACTTACTCCTCCACGGTGGTGGATAAAGTCTGGAACTTCTTTTCCTCTGTAAAAATCGCAATCATCATAATAATCATTACCTTGGTGATGGCGGGTGTTGGTACTATTCTGCCGCAGTTGGAATATGTGCCAGTCCCTTTATTAGATGAACCGAGCAAAGCTTTATTTTACGAACAAACGTATGGTTTTTTTGGCAAGGTGTATTATGCCTTAGGTTTTCATGAAATGTATGGTTCTTGGTGGTTTGTTTCACTGTTAGTTATGATAGGAGTATCGCTGGTTATTTGTAGTTTAGACCGGGTAATACCATTGTACAAAGCTTTGAATAAGCCACGGCTTAATCAGCATCTCTCGTTTTATAAAGGGCAAAAATTACATGCGGATACATTAATTTCTGAGGGAGTTTCTGTAGAAGAAAAACTAACGCAAGTACTGGCCTGGTACAAGAAAAAAGGGTATCGCGTATATCGTGAAGGCAACTCCATATTAGGAGAAAAAGCAAGGTTTAGCCGATGGGGTCCATATGTGAATCATATTGGGCTTATAATCTTCCTGTTGGGCGTACTGCTGCGTGGTGTACCTCAATTCTTCTTGGAGGATAATGTTTGGGTACGCGAAGGGCAAACTGTAAAAGTACCAGGAACAGAGCTCTATATTGAAAATCTAGATTATAAGACTGAATATTATACAAAGGATGAATTTGCTGAAGATCTTCCGTTACAAGAGGGACAAGTAATAGCGAAGAACTACCAGACTGATGCTGTTTTATACAAAAATGAGAATGAAGGATTAGCTGGAGCCAAGCCCAAGTTGGTGGAAGTCAAGAGGGGATCAATCACCGTAAACCATCCAATGAATTACGAGGGCATTCTTTTGTATCAATTAGACCGTAGGGAACAAATGTTGGGCGCACTCAATTTCGACTTATACGATGCCAAAGAGAAGGAAAAGAAAATTGGCGCGATCAAAATTGATTTGTATGAGCCTAAAAAGGAACTGAAAATTGGTGATCATTACGTTGTCCGTGTCATGGATTACTTCCCAGATTTTGAGTTAGGTAAAGATGGATTACCAACGACCAAAACAACTTTACCAAACAATCCAATGGTAGCATTGGAGATCATGGATACGAAGACTAACGAAAGCGAACGATTAGCGTACGTAGCAGGTGGTTTTATTGAAAATACAACATCGCCTCGCTTTATCTTAGAGGTACATAAACCTGACATCATTGATTCAAGTGGCTTATTGGTGCGTAAAGATACCATGATCCCCGTGATATACTTTGGGGCTTTCATTACGATGATTGGGCTTGTCATGGGCTTCTATTGGCAACATCGTCGGATTTGGTTGCATGTTGAAAATAACGAACTGTATCTCGCCGGTCACACCAATAAAAACTGGTTTGGCTTACAACAGGAAGCAAAGAATCTGGTGAAACAATTGGAGTTACCATTGGAACTCATTCTTGAACAAGATAAACAAAAACCGAAGAAGAAAACGTAG